Part of the Antennarius striatus isolate MH-2024 chromosome 6, ASM4005453v1, whole genome shotgun sequence genome, gggtgtgtgtgtggagctttAGTATGATGAACAAAGACCTTatgtcaggacacacacaggcatcAGCTGCCAAGAAATTCAAAGCACAACGTGTTTCTGCGATCCTCTCATACATGACGATCCTCTCATACATGACGATCCTCTCATACATGACGATCCTCTCATACATGACGATCCTCTCATACATGACGGAGGAATATGAAGATCAATCTCACCCTCTTCAGATAGGTTTTCACAGATATCCAAACTCCAAAGACAAGTGCGGCAGCTGAATACAGGTAGAGCCTGTTGTGCCATATCAACGTGAGGTAGTTCTCTCCTGGACTTTGTCCATTCTGTGAGACTGGAGagagaaacaacattttaagGGATTATATATTACCTGACTTCTCTATGCATGTAAGCAAAAAGCAGCAAGAAACAactaaattatatttatcacaGCCACTGATTCGCTGCTAAAGTTAGACGCTGGGTGAGCGACTAGCATGCTATCATTGACgttcattaaaaacaaagtgtAGTTTCTATTTCACCTTTCGTATCCGCTGCAGATTCGCTGCTTATGCAAAGCAAAGTCATTAGGATGACGCTCAACATTGTCTCAAATGGAAACGCTGACTTATATTACAGTCATGGGTTGATAAGCgatgtactgtacagtataccAATAGCTGGCTGGCCGATGAGCATGCTGGGAAGCGTAGTTATTAGCAGTGTGACGTCATACGAGATATCTTACGTTACGTTCGAGGTGCGTAGTATTTCAAAGCAAATAGCGCATACGGTTGCAGATTTATCCCCTTATCCCCACAAAATACATATTCTTTACAGACGAATGTTATTTTTGCTAATGTAATGTTGCATGTACTTGTCATATTAACACACTAATCTATGTTTAAACAGTATTGTGAATTCTGTTTATGTCTCATAGCATCCCTACTTTTAATGTAAAGTGTATACGTGTAATGGATATAAAAGACATTCAGTGATCACTGAACCGCTGTCCTATTCAGAACTGTGATCGTTCACTGCCCCCCAACGGTCATATTGTGGAACTGCAACTCTAAATTCAAGAGAAGCGTCTCTTTCGCGCTTGACAGCAGACAAATACTTCCGGTGATAACTCACAAAATTCTTGAGTGACAAAACTTAAACAGAAGCAGGCGAACATCCATTTTATAACACATAATGGTCTTTCGTCACGTGCTTAgtgtaatatactgtactccAGACAACGTTGTTAGCGGGCGGgcaacttatttatttttcatttgttacaGAGCAGGACTACGGGAACTCAGTAGGGACAAACAGACTACAGGTAGAAAAGCAAAGCACTTAATGAACCAGTGTTATTCGACACAATATGTTACATCTCCCCTTCTCAGAAAAGAAACTTCTTTATATATTGCACTTAAAAGTTAACATTAAACTGACTCTTATACTGTTTAACCTTTAAACTGTACCTTTAGGTTTCCAGATAAACAAATCTCAATTCAAGTAAACAAACTTCAATACTAGTACCTGTAGCTTCTTAACTCAGTTGCAAATAGAAAGCAATGAAACAGTCATTTAGCTTTGTAATAAACTTCACACAGTAACTAGGAAGGTGTGATTAGTATCTCTTCACTGTCTTAATGTAAACTAATTTATCAACACAATCTATTACAGATTCAGTCTATCAGGAGGCTTCACAACTCTGCCCAGTCTGGTAGTGAACTGTCCAGCTGGCTGGGCTCGAGTGGGGCACACAGTTGCTTTGGGCGGAGAGCGAGGCAGAACATTAGGAGCTGAAGGTTGCTGCTCCTTCTCAGGTGGCTCTGCCAGCTCAGTCCATGGTTCAGCACGTATCAAGTGACGAGGTTGGTTGGCGGCTGCAGTGCTTCTACGAAGGTGTTGACTGTTGCGGCGGTACTCCGTGTCTCCACAGTCCACAACGTATGATCGCGGTGCACTGTGTTGTTTCACTACAACTCCAGGGGACCACCTGTTGTTGCCAGGATGCGGCTGCATCCTGATCTCATCTCCAGGCTTAAGGGCAACAGGGGGTTTACCTGCTCTCTTGCGGTCGTAGTAGTACTTTTGACTGTCCTTGGTTTTGTCCAGCAGGTGCTTGACTTTGAGGGGGTTATAAGCTGTTGGCGCCAGCAGGATGCGAGCAGTAGGTAGTTTATTGCGAGGCCTCCTGCCCATAAGGAGCTGAGCAGGTGACAGGCCTACTTGCTCAAGCGGAGTAGTTCTGTAATCCATCAACGCAAGGTGCCTGTCTGGTGCTTTACACCAAAGTCTCTTAACAGTTTGCACTGCACGCTCTGCTTCACCATTTGAGTGTGGTGTGTGCGGCGACGACGTCTTGTGTGAGATACCATAGCTCTCACAGAAGTCTTTGAACTCTTCTGAGGAGTATTGTGTACCATTATCTGTCCGCAGAGTAGCTGGGATGCCATGTCTGCTGAACTGTGCTTTCAGGGTTTCGATGGTGGTGCGACTGCGCATGTCTTTCAGTTCATCCACTTCAATGAATTTTGAGTAATAATCCACAAGCAGGATGTAGTGTTTACCCTCAAACTCAAACAGATCTGATGCTACTTTCTCAAACGGCAGCTCTGGTGTTTCTGTTGGCTTTAATGGGTGTCTGGGCAGCTTGTTCTGGAAGTCTGCACACTTGCTGCAGTTCCTGACCACTTCCTCTATTTCTGCACTCATACCTGGCCAGTATAGCACTTCCCGGGCTCGCTGTTTGCTTTTCACCATCCCTAAGTGCGAATGGTGTATCAGTCTGAGCATGTGTTCTCGTAGAGAAGGGGGCACTACTATTCGTAGTCCTTTGTAGATAACTCCATCAGAACAGACGAGCTGGCTCCTCGAGTCCCAATATGGCTGAACAGGAATGGGCAATTCCCGTCTGTGTTCTGGCCAGCCACGCTGTATTGTTTGTTGTAGACAGCTTAGCTCCTCTTTGGTGCACTCTTGCAGTTCAGTGTACTTCTGGTCACTAACTGAGACAAAGCTGAGCATGGAGACACACTCTAGCCCATCAATCTCTGGCTTCTTCTCTGGAAGTTGTGCTCTAGAGAGTGTGTCAGGCAACTCCATGTCCTTTCCTCTCCTGTACTTGACAGTTAAGTCATACCACTGCAGTCGCAGACGCATTCTCTGGATGCGCATAGGGGTGGAGAGCAGCGATTTCTTAAAGATATCTTCGAGAGGTTTGTGGTCGTTGTAAACTGTGACATGTGTCCCAAATATGTAGTTGTGAAACTTGACACAGGCATGTACGATGGAGAGCATCTCCTTCTCAATTTGCGCATAGCGCGTTTCTGCATCCGTCAGTGATCTTGACGAGAAGGCTACAGGCTGGTTTTCCTGTAGCAGGACAGCGCCTAGCCCACTGCTGCTAGCATCGCAGAAAATTTCCACAGGCTTCGCTGGATCAAAAAATCTCAGTACTGGCGGGCGTGTGCATAACTCCTTGAGTCTGTCAAAGGCTTGTTGCTGTGCTGGCTGCCACAGGAACTCTACGTCACCTTTGAGGAGCTGACGCAGTGGAGCATCCTCTTCACTGAGGTTTGGTATGAACTTTGACAGATAAGTGACAAAGCCTAGGAAACGGCGGACACCATCCTTGTCTGTTGGCGGTGTCATGCAGCGTACTGCTTCAACTTTTGCTGGGTCTGGTTTCAGTCCATGAGCTGTTATTAAATGACCTACATATGACACAGCTGACTGACGGATGTGACACTTGCTGAAGTTTAGCTTCAGATTGTAGCTTGTCGCTCTTTCGACGACTCTGCGTAGAATTGCATCATGCTTCTCCATTGTGGGGGCAGCTACGAGAATATCGTCCATCACACTTACAGCACCTGCAATGCCCTCGAGCATTTCATCCATGATGCGCTGGAAAATTTCTGGTGCACATTTCAGTCCAAATGGGAGTCTCAGCCATCTGTACCTGCCAATCGGAGTATTGAACGTTGTGATGAGAGACGACTCTTCATCCAGTCTTATCTGTAGAAATCCTGACTTGGCGTCTAAGACTGAGAAGACTTTGGCACCAGGGATTGCAGAGACAACATCCTCTATGTTGCGCATGGGGTGGTGTTCCCTCTTAATGACTTTATTTAAGTCACTTGGATCAATGCAAATTCTTACTTTGCCATTTCGCACTGTGGCTACCATGGAACTCACCCACTCTGTAGGCTGTTCAACTTTGGTGATGTGTCCATCTTTCTCCATCTCATGTAGTTTTTCCACTATCTTTTCTTTAAGTGCAGCTGGTTGGCGACGTGCAGGATGGACCACACCCGCAGCATCTGGATCAATTTTGATTTTGTATGTACCTGGCAGAGTCCCGGTGGTGTGTGTCAGCTCTGGAAACTCAGCCAGTCCAGCAGGTGCACTCTGTGTtggggtgatgacatcactactgCTCAACTTGTTTTTTACAGTAGTGGTCTGCAGTGAGGCGAGACGAGCAATCAGACCTAAAGCTGCAGCTGTGGTGCCACTGAGCACATTTTCCTGTGCAATGTCCACAATTTCAAACTCTGCACTCACTTCACAGGTTTTGTAATTTACCTGTAGATCAACTGCAGCAACTGGCTTCAGTTTGTGGTTGGAGTAGGTGCGGAGGACGGTGTTGGAGCGCTTTAGCTCACCGGTGTGCTGAAGAAGCTGGTAACTGTTCAGAGTTAACGTGTTGCACTTGGCACCCGTATCTAATCTAAATCGCACTTGCTGCGACAGAATCTGTAAGCATGCCGtccattcatcatcatcttctgcaTCATCAGTCTGTGTCAGATTTATGCTCAGGATTTCATCCTCATGTGGATCCTGACTTAACACTGGCTCAACACTCACTGAATTTATCGCACGCTTGCGACACACAGCCATCCAGTGATTTGGTTTGTGGCAATAGGAACATGTTGAACCTTTAGCTGGACACTGTCCTTTATTCCACTTGTGGCTCGAGTCTTTACCGCAGCTTGGGCAGTTTTTTGCTTGACTGACTGATGCTTGTCTGTGATATGTATTTTTTCTCTGTCCTCTGTTATGTCCATAATTGTTTGATGCAGAGTATTTTGTCTTAGCAGACACAACAGATACATGTGAATCATCTTCTCTGACGATTTTCATTTGTCTCTGTGACATTTCAAACTGCTGGGAGATCTCTAGAGCTTTGGCTAGCGTCAGATCCTCACCTCTGTCCAGCAGTCTTTCTTGGACTCGCTTTTCTCTCACTCCCGCGATGATCGCATCAATTAACATGTCGTCTGGGTCAGCGTACTCACAATCCATTAATATGAGCCTCAGATCCTTCACAAAGTTGTCGAAACTTTCAGTTGAGCCTTGTTTCCTTTGTTTGAAACGATGTCTGGCTATCCGTTTATTTTTCCTCGGCCGTATGTAGCCGGCAAATTTATCCAGTACCTTAACCGGATCTCCTTTTTCGCCGTCAGCCCAGTTTAACGTCTTGTAGATTTCTCTGCCTTGTTCGCCGATCCACGTTCCTAGCCAGCCGGCTTGTTGTTTAGCTTCTAGCTCCGAGAGGGGACCGTCAAATACAAACGTGACGTGACTCCTGAACCTTTCAAACTCCTGATACAGATCCGGAGCGTCCCAGTCTATTTTCGGATGTTCAAACTGAGAGGTTgccattgttttttctgttcttgacagACTTCTGACACcatgtaatatactgtactccAGACAACGTTGTTAGCGGGCGGgcaacttatttatttttcatttgttacaGAGCAGGACTACGGGAACTCAGTAGGGACAAACAGACTACAGGTAGAAAAGCAAAGCACTTAATGAACCAGTGTTATTCGACACAATATGTTACACTTAGGATAACACAGTTCTGTGCTACACCATTGTGAGCGGTGGGCTGATGTTACACTGCGCGTAGTCGTTGCACAGTCATTTCATCAGCCTTTTCAGAAACGTAAAATGCTACTTTAATAGTAGTGTCCGCACTTACTCCGCGCTTAGTAACAATGTCAAAGTAATGCTTACATTAAATTATtaagattatttaaaaatatggaCCAATTAATGTATATGCTTTGCTGAAACCACGGAACATGGGTGTGGAACTGATCTTCAAGCTCGACGTTCCCAGTGGACATATTTGAGAGATGCACACAGCTCACTACAGACGTTGTTTTTCTTGTCAGCGACCGGACAGCACCGTCTGTCATTTAAAACTCAATAATGTCTATATTTACACCAACGAATCAAATACGATTGACAAATGTAGCCGTGGTGCGAATGAAAAGAGGAGGGAAGAGGTTTGAAATCGCCTGTTACAAGAATAAAGTTATGAGCTGGAGATCAGGAGCGTGAGTAATGTTTCGTTAATGACAGCGTCCATGTTGTTTAAGTTATTTTCACTTCATAGAATTATGAACACTTCTGTTTAGTATTTGGCTAAATATCCCaacattgtgtttctgttcagtgaaaaagaTCTGGATGAGGTTTTACAGACACACTCGGTTTTCGTTAATGTGTCCAAAGGCCAGATGGCGAAGAAAGAAGATTTGGCCAAAGCATTTGGGACAGATGACCAAACTGAAATCTGTAAACAGGtagaaaacattttcctgtccactttatattcacattttaatgatGCAAAAAGCCTTTTGTATTGTTTATGTTGACCGCTTGTTCAccgttttctttttcagattcTCACCAAAGGAGAACTGCAAGTATCAGACAAAGAAAGACAGACTCAGCTGGAGACCATGTTCAGAGATATTGCAACAATTGTGGCAGAGAAGTGTGTTAACCCTAACACCAAGAGGCCATATACAGTCAGTCTGATTGAgcggtcaatgaaagatatccACTACTCTGTCAAAGCCAGTAAGAGCACTAAACAGCAGGTGAGGAGACACATTAGCACATATACAGGTAGTAAATGTGAACCAAATCAAATCACTGGGTAGAACAAAGTGTGCAGCTCATGGACAAGAGACAATACTTGTGATAGACTATGATGTAAACATCAATGACATCCTCTTTAGCTGAACTGTAACTTTGGCTTAGTCATCCAGATTCTtctaaatcaatccactggactttgagaaagtttcttgaagatgttttacctctcatccaagagtcttcttcagttctggtggttgTTGGTCTTGTCTCAGCTTCTTAACCTGTGAGGTATGGTCAGTGCGCTGCATACTCCAACGACCATTGTCAagacccgtctggctcctcaacgatggtCGTTGAAAGTGACGGGTTGTCAAAGGGGGGTTGTTGACAAGCAAGTTTCACTGAGTCTTTGCTAATGGGGGTTAATAGCATGAGCCACTTCAATTGAGTTAATCTGCTGAGTTTTGAAAGAACCTGATTGTCAATTGGTGAAAAATGATTTGGCTTAGTTAGTTACCTTACATACCTAGCATGTTGcctatcaataaataaatgtttccttCAGTTCTctgaaaatgcatgaaaatcGTTGGTTGCAGGCTCTGGATGTGATCAGGCAACTGAAGGACACCATTGAGATTCAAAGAGCTCACATGAGGCTGCGATTGGTGTTGCCAGGCAAGGATGCCAAGAGGGTTAAGGAGAAGCTGAAACCACTTCTGCAGATTGTGGAGAATGAAGACTTTGATGAGACACTAGAAATGGTAAAAAATGTTATGAATTT contains:
- the sbds gene encoding ribosome maturation protein SBDS, whose protein sequence is MSIFTPTNQIRLTNVAVVRMKRGGKRFEIACYKNKVMSWRSGAEKDLDEVLQTHSVFVNVSKGQMAKKEDLAKAFGTDDQTEICKQILTKGELQVSDKERQTQLETMFRDIATIVAEKCVNPNTKRPYTVSLIERSMKDIHYSVKASKSTKQQALDVIRQLKDTIEIQRAHMRLRLVLPGKDAKRVKEKLKPLLQIVENEDFDETLEMVCLVDPGCFREIDELIRCETKGQGSLEVLSLKDVEEGDEKL